A portion of the Deltaproteobacteria bacterium genome contains these proteins:
- a CDS encoding plasma-membrane proton-efflux P-type ATPase — protein sequence MNTTSDVVADTVDSSRGLSSSEAARRLTQYGPNALEVKKTSLLRRFLGYFWGPIPWMIEVAASLSALVRHWADFWIILILLFFNAGVGFWQEYTAGNAVEALKKQLAMRARVLRDGKWREIDAKELVPGDIIRIRPGDVIPADVKLVEGDYLSVDQSALTGESLPVTKLAGDEAFSGTVAKQGEVVAEVTATGANTRFGKTASLVQQAKTVSHFQKAVLTIGDYLIYVSLALVTVLVLEQLHRGAPWIELVQFALILIVASIPVAMPAVLSMTMAVGAMALSKHKAIVTRLESIEEMASMDVLCSDKTGTLTQNRLTLGEIEVFNADDEQAVLLAAALASRAENRDAIDDAVLEGLKDRTQLTAFSQTTFVPFDPVHKRTEATIQDSSGRTFQVTKGAPQIIMQMAGLSSAEQTRAQQVVDAFAAQGYRALGVARKNSSDTAWTFLGILSLFDPPREDSAQTIADARNYGVSVKMVTGDNVAIARQMAVKLGLGSNILKADALPVEDDGKDHKTGISTVEKADGFAEVFPEHKFAIVKILENCNHICGMTGDGVNDAPALKQADVGIAVSGATDAARAASDLVLSAPGLSVIVRAIEEARRIFERMNAYAIYRISETIRIMLFVVLAMVSFNFYPITAVMIIMLAFFNDVPIMTIAYDRTGLEKDPVHWEMRQVITVATAMGIVGVIGSMGMLLIAMDWLRLDVAQIQTYVFLKMAVAGHLVLFVARSKGYFWKRPWPAPVMIWSAVITKVAATLVAAYGFGLITPITWPEIALIWGYSISSALITDLVKVHVYRHLAHETPTHRAFLRRLQDTLHLNHHP from the coding sequence ATGAACACTACATCCGATGTGGTTGCCGACACCGTTGATTCGAGCCGTGGACTCAGTAGCAGCGAGGCCGCACGCCGCCTGACGCAGTATGGTCCCAATGCCCTGGAGGTAAAGAAGACCTCTCTCTTGCGTCGGTTCCTGGGCTATTTCTGGGGCCCTATCCCATGGATGATCGAAGTGGCGGCGTCCCTCTCCGCCCTGGTGCGGCACTGGGCCGATTTCTGGATCATCCTTATCCTGCTCTTTTTCAACGCCGGCGTCGGTTTCTGGCAGGAATATACCGCCGGCAACGCCGTAGAGGCGTTGAAGAAGCAACTGGCCATGAGGGCACGCGTGCTGCGGGACGGAAAATGGCGGGAAATCGATGCCAAGGAGCTGGTACCCGGTGATATCATTCGCATTCGTCCGGGCGACGTCATTCCCGCCGACGTGAAACTGGTTGAGGGCGACTACCTCAGTGTCGACCAGTCGGCGCTCACCGGCGAATCCCTGCCGGTGACCAAGCTGGCCGGCGACGAGGCCTTCTCCGGCACCGTAGCCAAGCAAGGCGAGGTGGTCGCCGAGGTAACGGCCACTGGTGCCAATACCCGCTTCGGCAAGACCGCCAGCCTGGTGCAGCAGGCGAAAACCGTCTCCCATTTCCAGAAAGCGGTGCTCACGATCGGCGACTATCTTATCTACGTCAGCCTGGCACTGGTGACCGTGCTGGTGCTTGAGCAACTGCACCGGGGCGCGCCCTGGATCGAGCTGGTGCAGTTCGCCCTCATCCTCATCGTGGCCTCCATCCCGGTGGCCATGCCTGCGGTACTCTCCATGACCATGGCGGTGGGCGCCATGGCGTTGTCGAAGCACAAAGCCATCGTCACCCGCCTGGAATCCATCGAGGAGATGGCCAGCATGGATGTGCTGTGCTCGGACAAGACGGGCACCCTGACGCAGAATCGCCTGACCTTGGGTGAGATCGAGGTCTTCAATGCTGACGATGAACAGGCGGTACTTCTGGCCGCAGCGCTGGCCTCGCGAGCGGAGAACCGCGACGCTATCGACGATGCCGTGTTGGAAGGGCTGAAAGACAGGACACAGCTCACAGCCTTCTCTCAGACCACCTTTGTTCCCTTCGATCCGGTACACAAACGCACAGAGGCGACGATCCAGGACAGCAGCGGCCGCACCTTCCAGGTGACCAAAGGCGCACCGCAGATCATCATGCAGATGGCCGGCCTCTCCAGCGCCGAGCAGACGCGAGCGCAGCAGGTGGTGGATGCCTTCGCCGCCCAGGGCTACCGTGCCCTCGGCGTGGCGCGCAAGAACAGCAGCGACACCGCCTGGACATTTCTCGGCATCCTCTCACTCTTCGACCCGCCGCGCGAGGACTCGGCACAGACCATAGCGGATGCTCGGAACTACGGCGTATCCGTGAAGATGGTTACGGGCGATAACGTCGCCATTGCACGGCAGATGGCCGTCAAACTGGGGCTGGGCAGCAATATTCTCAAGGCCGACGCGTTGCCTGTCGAGGACGACGGCAAAGACCACAAAACAGGCATCTCGACAGTAGAGAAGGCCGACGGCTTCGCCGAGGTCTTTCCCGAGCATAAATTCGCCATCGTCAAGATCCTGGAGAACTGCAACCATATCTGCGGCATGACCGGTGACGGCGTTAACGACGCTCCCGCCCTCAAGCAAGCGGATGTGGGCATAGCCGTGAGCGGGGCCACGGATGCCGCGCGCGCTGCTTCCGACCTGGTGCTTTCCGCACCGGGGCTGTCGGTGATCGTGCGTGCCATCGAGGAGGCGCGCCGCATATTCGAGCGCATGAACGCCTACGCCATCTATCGCATCAGTGAAACTATTCGCATCATGTTGTTCGTTGTGCTGGCGATGGTGTCCTTCAATTTCTATCCCATCACGGCTGTCATGATCATCATGCTCGCCTTTTTCAACGATGTGCCCATCATGACCATCGCCTACGACCGGACGGGGCTGGAGAAAGACCCGGTTCACTGGGAGATGCGACAGGTGATAACCGTGGCTACGGCCATGGGCATCGTCGGTGTGATCGGCAGCATGGGTATGCTGCTCATCGCCATGGACTGGCTCAGGCTGGATGTGGCGCAGATCCAGACCTATGTCTTCCTGAAGATGGCGGTGGCCGGTCACCTGGTCCTCTTCGTAGCGCGTTCCAAAGGATACTTCTGGAAGCGCCCATGGCCGGCGCCCGTTATGATCTGGTCCGCAGTGATCACCAAGGTTGCAGCCACCCTGGTGGCGGCCTATGGCTTCGGCCTCATCACACCCATCACCTGGCCGGAGATCGCCCTTATCTGGGGCTATTCCATCTCCTCGGCCCTGATCACCGATCTGGTCAAGGTGCACGTGTACCGGCACCTGGCTCACGAAACGCCGACGCACCGCGCTTTCCTGCGCCGTCTGCAGGATACGCTGCATCTCAATCACCACCCTTAA
- a CDS encoding phage holin family protein, producing the protein MRFLINWFIYTLAIGITAYILPGIRLDGVFAALVTAVILGLANGFLRPVLFVFTLPLTLLTLGLFTFVLNALMVLLAAAIVPGFHVNGFWWALFFSIALSIVMFFLGEMTEPRERTVRYVRYRSEVRSERDVN; encoded by the coding sequence ATGCGTTTTCTCATCAACTGGTTCATCTATACCCTGGCCATCGGAATTACCGCCTACATCCTGCCCGGAATTCGCTTGGACGGGGTTTTCGCCGCCCTGGTCACGGCGGTAATCCTGGGGCTTGCCAACGGGTTCCTGCGGCCTGTCCTGTTCGTCTTCACCCTTCCCCTGACGCTCCTGACCCTCGGCCTTTTCACCTTCGTCCTCAACGCCCTGATGGTCCTGTTGGCCGCGGCGATCGTCCCAGGCTTTCATGTAAACGGGTTCTGGTGGGCACTTTTTTTCTCCATCGCCCTGTCCATTGTAATGTTCTTCCTCGGAGAGATGACGGAACCGCGGGAGCGCACTGTGCGCTACGTCAGGTACAGATCTGAGGTACGGTCGGAGAGGGACGTTAATTGA
- a CDS encoding alcohol dehydrogenase catalytic domain-containing protein gives MRAAILNNTADLSVRDLPDPVPGSGEVVIDVTLAGLCGSDYLLYHGKFGVPLPVVPGHEGMGIVKEIGPGVSNVAVGQRVVIQPNFACWNCDLCDSKLDNICHEKVRLGIDTNGVFAQFVKIPSRYVWPVPEGIDDRTATLTEPLAVAAHAVKNLTPSEGDRVLIIGAGVIGLLTLLLVKLEGADLTVSDLLTEHLAMAEKMGADRAFHVGGEGELKPSSFDLIYETSGAPSGLADAIGFAAPGARIALLGLEGQDHPVSSTQIVRKELSIVGSMIYTDEFPGVLELLQTGRIDPTPLISDMIGLDDLENAIKNFNAPGRFKVLVSP, from the coding sequence ATGAGAGCAGCAATACTAAACAATACAGCAGACCTGTCGGTTCGTGACCTTCCTGATCCGGTACCGGGGTCGGGAGAGGTTGTCATCGACGTGACTTTAGCAGGCCTCTGCGGGTCGGACTACTTGCTGTACCACGGGAAGTTCGGCGTCCCCCTGCCCGTGGTACCGGGTCACGAGGGGATGGGGATCGTTAAAGAGATCGGCCCCGGGGTGTCGAATGTGGCTGTGGGACAAAGGGTTGTCATCCAGCCCAACTTTGCCTGCTGGAATTGTGACCTCTGCGATTCAAAACTCGACAACATCTGTCACGAGAAGGTGCGCCTCGGCATCGACACCAACGGCGTGTTCGCCCAGTTCGTCAAGATCCCTTCCAGGTATGTGTGGCCTGTTCCGGAAGGCATCGACGATCGGACCGCAACACTGACAGAGCCGCTGGCCGTTGCCGCCCACGCCGTGAAGAACCTGACCCCGTCCGAGGGGGACCGCGTCCTTATCATCGGCGCCGGGGTCATCGGCCTTCTGACGCTCCTTCTGGTCAAGCTCGAAGGAGCGGACCTGACTGTTTCGGACCTTTTGACCGAGCACCTGGCTATGGCTGAGAAGATGGGGGCAGACAGGGCCTTCCATGTCGGTGGTGAAGGGGAGCTGAAACCGTCCTCCTTTGACCTGATATACGAGACCAGCGGGGCTCCGTCCGGACTTGCGGATGCCATCGGTTTTGCGGCCCCCGGGGCGCGAATTGCTCTGCTTGGTCTGGAAGGTCAAGACCACCCTGTTTCTTCTACCCAGATCGTCCGCAAGGAACTTTCCATCGTGGGCTCGATGATCTACACCGACGAATTTCCCGGTGTTCTAGAGCTTCTCCAAACCGGGCGGATTGACCCCACTCCCCTTATCTCCGACATGATCGGACTCGATGACCTCGAAAACGCCATAAAAAACTTCAACGCACCGGGCCGGTTCAAGGTCTTAGTCTCCCCTTGA
- the aroB gene encoding 3-dehydroquinate synthase, with translation MTGFMATGKTSVGRTLASQIGYDFVDTDHLIESRIGMTIAEFFKEKGEAAFRKMEAELARELADKSGMVIATGGRFMLDGDNAITLGKSGRVFCLVATPEEILKRVESDSHARPLLQVPNPLEHIVELLHQREKGYGQFPQFVTSEKNPETVAEDLAGIIAGEPDVRLPIAAPDDRYEFIVGEGLLPFISQLAGIDGPIAIITDDTVGSLYTQSCGSVDVVVSISPGRRNKTLATAQSIYEQLLEGDFDRSGTVIALGGTVISELAGFIAATYMRGVDCVQCPTSLLAMVDTSIGGKTGVDLPNAKNLIGAFKQPKTVIADIATLQSLPPRAFASGMAEVIKHSLIADSDLLQKIESGSWIQTSREIGQQASEIQALVAQAIQVKINIVQEDPFDQGLRAVLNFGHTFANAIERLSHHRVNHGEAVAMGMVAATNLSVKLGHCPEELQARVESVLMSAGLPTRIPTNLVPKQLFEAMRSDKKKKAGKLRYVLLKDVGDVFVTDQVPEDAVLDTFAALKS, from the coding sequence TTGACCGGTTTTATGGCTACCGGGAAAACCTCTGTTGGCAGAACCCTGGCATCGCAGATCGGCTATGATTTTGTCGATACCGACCATCTGATCGAATCAAGGATAGGCATGACTATCGCCGAATTCTTCAAAGAAAAAGGCGAAGCGGCTTTTCGAAAAATGGAGGCAGAACTTGCCCGGGAGCTTGCGGATAAAAGCGGCATGGTCATTGCCACCGGTGGTCGATTCATGCTCGATGGTGACAATGCCATCACACTTGGTAAATCCGGCCGGGTTTTCTGTCTGGTGGCGACACCAGAGGAAATCCTTAAGCGCGTCGAGAGTGATAGCCATGCCCGCCCGTTGCTCCAGGTGCCGAATCCGCTTGAGCATATCGTCGAACTCTTGCATCAGCGAGAGAAGGGATACGGTCAATTTCCCCAATTTGTCACCTCTGAAAAAAATCCGGAAACCGTTGCTGAAGATCTCGCAGGGATAATAGCGGGAGAGCCGGACGTCCGTCTGCCCATTGCGGCGCCTGACGACCGCTATGAGTTTATTGTCGGTGAAGGACTCCTGCCGTTTATTTCACAGTTAGCCGGAATTGATGGCCCCATTGCCATCATCACGGATGATACCGTTGGTTCCCTGTATACTCAGAGCTGTGGTTCCGTCGATGTTGTGGTCAGCATATCGCCCGGCAGACGGAATAAAACCCTGGCAACAGCCCAGTCGATTTACGAGCAGCTGCTTGAAGGGGATTTCGACCGTAGCGGAACGGTCATTGCGCTTGGCGGAACCGTGATCAGTGAACTCGCCGGCTTTATAGCGGCAACCTATATGCGAGGGGTCGATTGTGTGCAGTGTCCCACCAGCCTGTTGGCCATGGTCGACACCAGCATCGGCGGTAAGACCGGAGTTGATCTGCCGAATGCGAAGAACCTGATCGGTGCTTTCAAACAACCCAAAACCGTGATTGCCGATATAGCTACTCTGCAGAGCCTGCCCCCCAGGGCATTTGCGTCCGGAATGGCGGAGGTTATCAAGCACAGCCTCATCGCTGATTCGGACCTGCTTCAGAAGATCGAGTCTGGAAGCTGGATTCAGACCAGCAGGGAGATCGGGCAGCAGGCTTCTGAAATTCAGGCACTTGTTGCCCAGGCCATTCAGGTCAAGATCAATATCGTTCAGGAAGATCCTTTTGATCAGGGTCTGAGGGCTGTACTGAATTTCGGACACACTTTTGCAAACGCCATTGAACGCCTCAGCCATCATAGGGTCAATCATGGCGAGGCCGTGGCCATGGGAATGGTTGCTGCCACGAACCTTTCCGTAAAGTTGGGCCATTGCCCTGAAGAACTGCAGGCAAGGGTCGAGTCTGTCCTTATGTCCGCCGGCTTACCGACCCGGATCCCGACCAACCTGGTTCCGAAGCAGCTGTTCGAGGCCATGAGGAGCGACAAAAAGAAGAAGGCCGGGAAGCTGCGGTATGTGCTGCTCAAGGATGTCGGCGATGTCTTTGTGACCGATCAGGTCCCTGAAGATGCGGTACTCGACACTTTTGCTGCATTGAAATCCTGA
- a CDS encoding transposase has translation MSRKGDCWDNTVAESFFGSLEAERLYLTNYRTKEAARLDIVDCIEMFYNCNRRHSYLGYLSPKTFEEMSLAKMVA, from the coding sequence ATGAGCAGAAAAGGTGATTGCTGGGATAATACGGTTGCGGAAAGCTTCTTCGGCAGCCTGGAAGCCGAGCGTTTGTATTTAACGAATTACAGAACCAAGGAAGCAGCGAGACTGGATATCGTTGATTGCATCGAGATGTTCTACAATTGCAACCGGCGTCATTCTTACCTGGGATATCTGAGCCCGAAAACATTTGAGGAAATGTCGCTCGCCAAAATGGTTGCTTAA
- a CDS encoding calcium/sodium antiporter, translated as MAIAFFAVVFGLALLVWSAGRFVEGSAFTARHFGMPPLLIGMVILGFGTSAPEMVVAAFAASQGNPGIALGNAYGSNITNIALILGLTALISPLAVHSQVLRKELPILIAVTGLAAYQIWDGEITRTDSLVLLVVFGSLMVWTILQGLRKKSDVLGSEMEYELEERSMPLGRAVFRLVIGLTLLIASSRILVWGAVEIAHGFGVSDLIIGLTIVAVGTSLPELASSVIAARKGEHDIALGNVLGSNLFNTLAVVGIAGTIHPLAVGPEILGRDVLVMAVLTVALFVMGYGYRGPGRINRLEGAALLACYIGYIAYLATSVFGR; from the coding sequence ATGGCAATAGCTTTTTTCGCAGTTGTTTTTGGCCTGGCGCTCCTTGTTTGGAGCGCCGGCCGTTTCGTGGAGGGTTCAGCCTTCACCGCACGCCATTTTGGAATGCCGCCGCTCCTGATTGGCATGGTGATCCTTGGTTTCGGCACATCCGCGCCTGAAATGGTGGTTGCAGCGTTCGCGGCATCACAGGGCAATCCAGGCATCGCTCTCGGCAACGCGTATGGTTCAAACATCACGAATATCGCACTGATCCTTGGGCTGACGGCCTTGATCAGTCCCCTCGCGGTCCATTCGCAGGTGCTGCGCAAGGAATTGCCGATTCTCATAGCCGTTACGGGCCTGGCCGCCTATCAGATTTGGGATGGCGAGATCACCCGTACCGATTCTCTGGTGTTGTTGGTCGTATTCGGCAGCCTGATGGTCTGGACCATCCTGCAAGGCCTGCGAAAAAAATCGGACGTTCTGGGAAGCGAGATGGAATATGAGCTCGAAGAACGCAGCATGCCGCTTGGCCGGGCTGTCTTTCGGCTCGTAATCGGCCTGACCCTGTTGATCGCAAGTTCCCGCATCCTGGTCTGGGGGGCGGTTGAGATCGCGCACGGTTTCGGGGTGAGCGATCTGATAATCGGCCTGACCATTGTGGCCGTGGGTACTTCGCTGCCGGAGCTTGCTTCGTCGGTGATCGCCGCCCGCAAAGGTGAGCACGATATTGCATTGGGCAACGTTCTTGGCTCCAATCTTTTCAACACATTGGCCGTTGTAGGCATCGCAGGGACGATTCACCCCCTGGCCGTGGGGCCGGAAATACTCGGCCGTGACGTTCTGGTAATGGCGGTACTAACCGTCGCGCTCTTCGTCATGGGCTATGGATATCGGGGTCCAGGGCGCATCAACCGGCTCGAAGGCGCGGCGCTGCTTGCCTGCTACATCGGCTACATCGCCTACCTGGCGACCAGTGTCTTTGGCCGGTGA
- a CDS encoding addiction module toxin RelE, whose protein sequence is MARQLRIQYEGALYHIMSRGNAQMMIFHDDADRIKFLNIFHKTIKRFTWLCHAYCLMGNHYHLLIETPDANLAKGMKYLNQVYTQFFNYKYHRVGHVLQGRYKAIIVQKDTYLLHCCRYIALNPWDAKLVEHPSGWPWSSYGATAGLVKTPPLLTTGWLLEQFGFTVKKARENYVRFVEADMDGFRTKLDIRFQLFLGSDEFIKNILKQYGPMNQKTGINNTQLSTGRLPLAEVFSGMNGSRKLRNQAILQAYRTYKYPLKEIASHLSMNPNYLCQIIKALET, encoded by the coding sequence ATGGCACGCCAGTTGAGGATCCAGTATGAGGGTGCTCTTTATCATATCATGAGCAGAGGAAATGCGCAGATGATGATCTTTCATGACGATGCCGACCGCATCAAGTTCCTCAATATTTTCCATAAGACCATTAAACGCTTCACTTGGCTCTGCCACGCCTATTGTCTCATGGGAAACCATTACCACCTCCTCATTGAAACTCCTGATGCCAACCTGGCCAAAGGGATGAAGTATCTTAATCAGGTCTACACCCAATTCTTCAACTACAAGTACCATCGGGTCGGTCATGTCCTTCAGGGGCGTTACAAAGCCATCATTGTTCAGAAGGATACCTACCTCCTCCACTGCTGCCGGTACATTGCTCTAAATCCATGGGACGCAAAGCTTGTCGAACACCCGAGCGGGTGGCCATGGAGCAGTTACGGCGCTACCGCCGGGCTGGTCAAAACACCGCCGTTATTAACGACGGGCTGGCTCCTGGAACAGTTCGGCTTCACTGTTAAAAAGGCCAGGGAGAATTACGTCCGTTTTGTGGAGGCGGACATGGATGGTTTCAGGACAAAGCTTGACATCCGCTTTCAACTCTTTCTTGGGTCAGATGAGTTTATCAAAAACATCCTGAAGCAGTATGGACCCATGAATCAAAAAACCGGTATCAACAACACACAACTTAGTACTGGAAGGCTTCCTTTGGCTGAAGTATTCAGTGGAATGAACGGTTCCAGAAAACTGAGGAATCAGGCTATCCTCCAGGCCTACCGAACATATAAATATCCACTGAAGGAAATCGCGTCACACCTGAGTATGAACCCCAACTATCTTTGCCAAATCATCAAGGCCCTCGAAACCTGA